The nucleotide sequence GCAGTCAGGGCAGAGAGCACCGGTTCCTCGATCCGCCCTCCTGTGCGGGGAAGGCGGAGGCTTTTCAGCTTGTCGTCCTGCGTTTGCCTCCCTCGCATTCTGGACTAGACCACGAGGGCGTGTCCATGGTCGGAGGAGACCCGAACTCGGGGGCGGCGAGGCCGCGCCGTACGGGCAGCCTAGCCGGGCCGGGGCTGCCGTGGGGGCCCGTCGGCCTGGCGATTTCCGCCACGTACGGCCGGGGCCGCTCTGCTAGATTGGTCTAAACCACATAGCCAACGCTCTCCCGGTCCCCAGCGACCGTCGGCCCTCTTCCAGATCGGCAGGCCCAGCGTGGAAGTTGTCATCGTCCCGGACGCCGCGGCGGGCGGCGAGCTGATAGCCGAGGCCATGGCCCGGCTGCTGCGACGCAAGCCCGACGCCCTGCTCGGGGTGGCCACCGGCTCCACCCCGCTGCCCGTCTACCAGGCCCTGGCGGCCGAGGTGCGCTCCGGCGCCGTGGACACCCACCGGGCCAGGATCGCCCAGCTCGACGAGTACGTGGGGCTGCCCGCCGACCACCCCGAGTCCTACCGCTCGGTGCTGCGCCGCGAGGTGCTGGAGCCGCTCGGCATCGGCATGGACGCGTTCATGGGCCCGGACGGCACGGCCGCCGACGTCCAGGCGGCGTGCGAGGAGTACGACCGGGCGCTCGCCGCGGCCGGGGGCGTGGACCTCCAGCTCCTCGGGATCGGGACCGACGGGCACATCGGCTTCAACGAACCGTGCTCCTCGCTCGCCTCGCGGACCCGGATCAAGACGCTGACCGAGCAGACCAGGGTCGACAACGCCCGCTTCTTCGACGGCGACATCGGCCAGGTCCCGCACCACGTGATCACCCAGGGCATAGGCACGATCCTGGAGGCCCGCCACCTGGTGCTGCTCGCCACCGGCGAGGGCAAGGCGGACGCGGTCGCGGCCACGGTCGAAGGCCCGGTCGCCGCGATCTGCCCGGCCTCGGCCCTCCAGCTCCACCCGCACGCCACGGTGGTCGCCGACGAGGCGGCCGCCTCCAAGCTGAAGCTGGCGGACTACTTCCGCCACACCTACACCCACAAGCCGGAGTGGCAGGGTCTGTAGAAACGTCTCGGTCCCCGTGGGCGCACCACGGGGACCGAGCGCGGGCTTCACACCCCCGCGATGACCTCCGCCGCCGCCCGGCCGCAGACGCGGGCCGCGCCGTGGGTGGCGAGGTGGAGCCGGCCGCGGGGCGGGGACTGGGGGACGCCCATCTCCACGACCACGGTGTCCGGGCGGGCCGCGATGAGCGTGGTCAGGGCCTCTGCCATCCAGGGGTGGCGGTGTTCGTCGCGGACCACCGCGACCACCCGGCGCTCCCCCGCCGCCTTGAGGGCGTCGGAGCCGGCCGAGTCGCCGGTGAAGCTTCCCGTGAGCGTGCCGGGGAGCAGCGCCGACAGCTCGGCGGCCACGCCCCACGGGGTCTCGTCGCCGACCGCGATGTTGGCGACCGGGGTGAAGGCGGCGACGTAGGGCGCCTCGGTGAGCGGCGTGAAGGACTCGCCGCCGGTCACCGTCAGGGCCCGGCGGGCGGCACGCAGTCCGGCCTCGGTGTCGGGAGCGGTGTCCCCGGTGGTGCCGTTCGCCGTCCAGGCGGCGAGTTCGCGCACCCGGCGGGCCGCGTCCGCGAGGCGCTCCTCGGGCAGTTCGCCGGAGCGCACGGCGGCCACCAGGGCGTCGCGCAGGCGCCGTACCGTCTCGTCGTCGGCGAGGCCGCCGCCCACACAGATCGCGTCGGCGCCGGCCGCGACGGCGAGGACGCTGCCGTGCTCGATGCCGTAGGTGCCGGAGACGGCGCGCATCTCCATGCCGTCGGTGACGATCAGGCCCTGGTAGCCGAGTTCGCCGCGCAGCAGGTCGGTGAGGACCGGCCGGGAGAGGGTCGCGGGGCGGTCCGGGTCCAGCGCGGGGACCAGGATGTGGGCGCTCATCACCGCGCGGGTGCCCGCCGCGAGGGCCGCCCGGAAGGGGGCGAGCTCGCGGGCCTGGAGCACATCGGCGGGTACGTCGATGCGGGGCAGCGCGTGGTGGGAGTCGACGGCGGTGTCGCCGTGGCCGGGGAAGTGCTTGGTGCAGGCCGCGACCCCGGCGGACTGCAGGCCGGTGACGTAGGCGGCGGTGTGCCGGGCGACCAGGGCGGTGTCGGCGCCGAAGGAGCGGACGCCGATGACCGGGTTGCCGGGGTTGGAGTTGACGTCGGCGGAGGGGGCCCAGTTGAGGTGGACCCCGCAGGCGGCGAGGCGGCGGCCGAGCTCCCGGGCGACCGCGTGGGTCAGCTCCAGGTCGTCCACCGCGCCGAGGGCGTGGTTGCCGGGGAAGGAGGAGCCGGTACGGGCCTCCAGCCGGGTGACGTCGCCGCCCTCCTCGTCGATGGCCACCAGCACATCGGGGCGTTCGGCGCGCAACTGGGCGGTGAGCGCCGACAGTTGCTCGGGCGAGACGATGTTGCGGCCGAACAGGCCGACCGAGGCCAGGCCCTCGCCGAGTCGGCGCAGCAGCCAGTCGGGGGCGGTGGTGCCGGTGAAGCCGGGCTGGAGGACGGTGAGCGCGTCACGCGTCAGGGTGTCCGAACCGCGGGCGATTGTCGTCATCGGGTGCGTTATCCCTTCACGGCGCCCGCGGTAAGGCCCGCGGCCATCTTGCGCTGGACGAGGAGGAACAGCACGACGATCGGCAGCGCCATCACGGTGGCTCCGGCCATCATCGGGGCGTATTCGGTGCCGTGCTTGGTGGTGAAGTTGCCGAGCCAGACGGTGGCCGTCTGGTTCTCCTGGCTGAGCAGCATCAGGGCGTAGAGGTACTCGTTCCACGCCTGGATGAAGCCGTAGACGGAGGTGGCGACCATGCCGGGGGCGAGCAGCGGGAAGACGACGCGGACGAAGGCGCCGGTGCGGGAGCAGCCGTCGACCATGGCGGCCTCCTCCAGCTCGCGCGGGATGTTGACGATGAAGCCGCGCAGGGTCCACACCGTGAACGGCAGGATGAAGGTCAGGTAGGTGATGATCAGCCCGGTGAGCTTGTCGTACTGATGCAGGTCGTTCAGCAGCAGGAAGACCGGGATGATCATGGCGACCAGCGGCACCATCTGCACCGCGAGGATGCCGACGATCACGATCTTCCGGCCCCGGAAGGCGAACCGGGAGATGGCGAGCGCGGCGAGCATGCCGACGACGACGCCGATGACGACGACGGACAGCGAGACGACCAGGCTGCGGCCGACCGGGCCCCAGAAGTCAGCGATGTCGAAGGCCCGGCTGAAGTTGTCCAGGGTGAACCCGGTGGGCAGCAGGCTCGGGTCGGGGTCGATGGCGTCCCTGGCCGGCTTGATCGCGGTGTCGAGCATCCAGTAGACGGGGAAGCCGGCGGTGGCGAAGACGAGGAGGCCGAGGATGTTCCAGCCGGCCTTGGAGGTCCGGCGGGCGGGGGAAGCCGTGCTGGTCACTCGACCTCTCCGATCTTGAGCATCTGGCGCATGTAGACGGCGACGACGCCGAGCAGCAGCACCACGGTGATGAGGGCGATGGCGGAGCCCTGGGCGTAGTCGTTGACCACGAAGGCGCGGTCGTAGGAGTAGGTGGTCAGCAACTGGAACTGGGCCTCGGGGTGGCCGTTGCGCATCACGAAGACCTGCGGGAAGACGCCCATGTCCCAGATGACGGAGAGCGTCGTCAGCATGACGACCACCGGCTTGAGCACGGGCAGGGTGACGAACCGGAAGACGCCCCAGGCGCCGGCCCCGTCCAGCCGGGCGGCCTCCTCCAGCTCGGCGGGGACCTGGGTGAGTCCGGCGCTGAGGGTGATGACCACGAAGGGCACCGCGCCCCAGACCACCAGCAGCATGATCACCGTGAGGCCCTCGGGGCCGCTGGCGAACCAGTTGTGGCCGATCAGGTCGACGCCGGGCAGCTTGCTGACGAGGGCGTTGAGGATGCCGTAGTCGGCGTCGAAGAGCCACTTGAAGACGGTGGTGGCGACGATGACCGGCATGCCCCAGCTCGCCACCAGCGCGATGTTGACGAGGGTCTTCACCCAGCCGGAGACCTTTCGGAGCAGCAGGGCGATCAGCATGCCGAGGACCATCGTGACGACGACGGAACCGGCGGCGAAGACGATGGTGCGCAGCACGACCTGCCAGAAGTCGCCGTCGCTCAGCACCTTGGTGAAGTTGCCGAACCCGGCGGACTCCGGCTCCTGGAAGCCCCAGAGCTGGGACTGGCCGAACTTCTGGAACGACAGGGTGACCAGCCGGACCAGGGGGTAGCCCATGACACCGGCGAGGATCAGCAGACAGGGCGCGAGCAGCAGCCAGGGGGTGGCGGCGCCTTTGACGGAGGCCGGGCGTGGCCGGGGCGGCGGGGGGCCGGGCGGGGGCGCCTGCCGCGGCGGCGGCACCTTGGCAGGCGTGGTCGTGTCTGCGGCACTCATCGCGCTCCTCGGCGATCCCGTATGTCCTGTGCAGGCGGTATGGCGTCCGCCGCGCGGGCCGGGACGCCCACGCGGCGGACGAGCGCGGGCACCGGCAGGGCCCGCCCTCGGCTCACTTGGTGTTGATGACCTTGTCGATCGCGGCGTCCGCCTCCTTGGCGGCGTCCTGGACCGACTTCTTGCCGGTACCGATCTCCTGGAGCATGGTCTGCAGGACCTGCGCCTTCTCCACCTGGCCCCAGCCGGGGGCCATCGGCACGAACCAGTTGGACTCGGCCGCGGTGGCCGGCACGGCGGTGGCCGGGTCGTTCTTCAGGGTGGCGAGGTCGGTCTTGTTGTTGGGCAGGTTGCCCTTGGCGATCAGGCCCTTCTGCCCCTCGGGGCCGGTGAAGGCGTTGATCCACTCGGCGGCGACGTCCTGGTTGCGGGACTTCACCGGGACGGCGAGGTCGGAACCGCCCAGGAACACCGGCATGTTCTTGCCGGACGGGCCGGGCATCACGAAGTTCTCGAGGTTGTCCTTGAGCTTGCCGGTCTTGTCGTTCTTCGGGTCGGCGGAGGTCGCGCCCTCCCAGGCCGCGGCGAAGATCATGGCGGACTTGCCCTGGCCGTAGACGAGGTAGCGGTCGGACTCGTCCTTGGTCTTGTCGCCGTGCATGTACTTGTCGAGGACCTGCTTGAACGCGGTCAGGCCCTTGACCGACTCCGGCGAGGACAGCGTCCCCTTCCACCGGCCGCCCTGCTCCTTGGCGATGGCGCCGCCCGCGTCGTAGACGTAGGACATGCCGGCGTACCAGTCACGGGTGGGCTGGTACCACGCGTTGAACTTGTCCCCCTCCTTCTTCTGGATCTTGTCCAGCGCGGCGGTCAGCTCGGGGTAGGTCTTCGGCGGGGTCTTGACGCCGACCGAAGCGGCCACGTCCTTGCGCCAGTTGGCGACGCGGCCACCGGCGTAGTACGGCACGCCGTAGGTCTTGCCGTCGTAGGTGACCGAGGTCTTCAGGCCGTCGAGCCAGGCGTCCGAGGCCGCGAACTTGGCGGGGTCGAGGGGGGCGAAGGCGCCCTTGACCATGTAGCCGAGCATCTCGCTGTTGCCCATCTCGACCACGTCGGGGGCCTTGTCGGTGGCGAGGACGGCGTCCAGCTTGGTGTTCTTGTCCGGCCAGCCGTAGTACTCGTGCTTGATCTTCAGGTCCGGGTGCTTCTTCACGACGGCGGCGTCGGCGGCCTTGACCAGGTCGGGCCAGTTGTTCTGCGCGTCGACGGTGAGCCAGACGGTCAACTGGTCGCTGTCGCCCCCCTTGCCGTCGTCGCTGCCGCACGCGGCGATGGAGACGACCATGCCCGCGGCACCGATCGCGGCTATCAGTCTGCGCTTCACGCCATCCTCCTCAAGGGATACCCACAACCCCCCTGCCTCCCCGCGGTGTCACACTTGCGCGTCGAACCGCCCTCGGAGCCGGGACTGGACCAATGGTGTAGACCAGCAGGGGGAGCTTGGCCCAGACCAAAAGGGCTGTCAAGGGTGTTCAGGTGGGGTCCGGGCGTCCGTGACGCGACCGAGATATGCAGGGACCTTTCATTGCGCAACCGACAGATCGGACGGACCAGTTCCGGTGGACCAATGGCCCGCTCCGCACGGGTGGACTAGACCAACCGGGGGTGCGGCGGTATACAGGGAGATCACGGAGCGTGCGGGCGGACCCGGCCGCGCGCGACCGTGCCACGATGTGAGCCGTGACCGATGGCGATGTCGGTCGCTTTCGGCATCCGGAGCCGGGAAGGCAGCCATGAGCACCGACGTCAGCAGGGCGGAGAACGAGGCCGGCGCGACCGTCCGTACCGCGCGCGTGCCCAAGTACTACCGTCTGAAGAAGCATCTCCAGGAGATCACGGAGACGCTTCCGCCGGGCACGCCGGTGCCGCCCGAGCGCACGCTGGCCGCGGAGTTCGACACCTCCCGCACCACGGTCCGCCAGGCGCTCCAGGAGCTGGTGGTCGAGGGGCGCCTCGAACGCATCCAGGGCAAGGGCACCTTCGTCGCCAAGCCCAAGGTCGCCCAGGCGCTCCAGCTCACCTCCTACACCGAGGACATGCGCGCCCAGGGGCTCGAACCCACCTCGCAGTTGCTGGACATCGGCTACATCACGGCGGACGACCGGCTCGCCGGGCTGCTGGACATAAGTGCCGGGGGCCGGGTGCTGCGCATCGAGCGGCTGCGCATGGCCAACGGCGAGCCGATGGCCATAGAGACCACCCACCTCTCCGCCAAGCGCTTTCCCGCGCTGCGCCGTTCGCTGGTGAAGTACACCTCGCTCTACACCGCGCTCGCCGAGGTCTACGACGTGCATCTGGCCGAGGCCGAGGAGACCATCGAGACCTCACTGGCCACCCCGCGCGAGGCGAGCCTGCTCGGCACCGACGTGGGTCTGCCGATGCTGCTGCTGTCCCGGCATTCCGTGGACCGCGAGGGCCGGCCGGTGGAGTGGGTGCGCTCGGTCTACCGGGGCGACCGCTACAAGTTCGTGGCCCGCCTGAGGCGTCCGCAGGACTGACCGGTTCCCCTTCCACCGCCCCCACCAGCTCACATCGCCATATCGATACCCGGACGAGGGGTTCCGCTCCGCCGTGCCGTCACCTAGATTGCGTGCGCATTACGCAGTGATCAACGAGGGGACGGAGCCGAGGCATGCCCGAAGATTCTGAAGTGAGGCCACCGGTGGTGACACCGGTCCGTGTGGTCATCGGCCTGTGCCTCGTGGCGCCGTTCGTGGCGATGCTCTGGGTGGGTTCGTTCTCCAAGGTGGACCCGACGTTCATCGGGATCCCGTTCTTCTACTGGTACCAGATGCTGTGGGTGCTGGTCTCGACCTCGCTCACCGTGACCGCGTACCAGCTCTGGCAGCGCGACCAGCGCTCACGCAAGGTGAAGAGCGGGGGTGCGTCGAAGTGAAGGACGGCGTCAACGGCGTGGCGCTCGGCGTCTTCGTCTTCTTCTTCCTGGCCGTCACGGTCCTGGGCTTCCTGGCCTCGCGCTGGCGCAAGGCCGAGAACGAGCACTCGCTGGACGAATGGGGCCTGGGCGGCCGGTCGTTCGGCACCTGGATCACCTGGTTCCTGCTGGGCGGCGACCTGTACACCGCGTACACCTTCGTCGCGGTGCCCGCGGCGATCTACGCGGCCGGCGCGGCCGGGTTCTTCGCGGTGCCCTACACGATCCTGGTGTACCCGCTGATCTTCACCTTCCTGCCCCGGCTGTGGTCGGTCTCGCACCGGCACGGGTACGTCACCACCTCCGACTTCGTGCGCGGTCGGTTCGGCTCCAAGGGGCTGTCGCTGGCGGTGGCGGTCACCGGCATCCTGGCGACCATGCCGTACATCGCGCTCCAGCTCGTCGGCATCCAGGCGGTGCTGGACGTGATGGGCGTGGGCGGCGGTGAGGGCACCAACTGGTTCGTGAAGGACCTGCCGCTGCTGATCGCCTTCGGTGTGCTGGCGGCCTACACCTACTCCTCGGGACTGCGCGCCCCCGCGATGATCGCGTTCGTGAAGGACACGCTGATCTACATCGTCATCGCGGTGGCGATCATCTACATCCCGATCAAGCTGGGCGGCTTCGACGAGATCTTCGCCAAGGCGGGCGAGAAGTACACCGCCGCAGGCGCCGGCGGTATCGTCCCGGCCCCGGCGGGCCAGTGGACGTACGCCACGCTGGCCCTGGGCTCGGCGCTCGCGCTGTTCATGTACCCGCACTCGATCACCGCGACCCTGTCGTCCAAGAGCCGTGACGTGATCCGCCGCAACACCACGATCCTGCCGCTCTACTCCCTGATGCTCGGCCTGCTGGCGCTGCTGGGCTTCATGGCGATCGCGGCCGGGGTGAAGGTCACCAACGGGCAGCTCGCCATCCCGCAGTTGTTCGAGGACATGTTCCCGGACTGGTTCGCGGGCGTCGCCTTCGCGGCGATCGGCATCGGCGCGCTGGTCCCGGCGGCGATCATGTCCATCGCGGCCGCGAACCTGTTCACCCGCAACATCTACAAGGACTTCATCAAGCCCGACGCGACGCCCGAGCAGGAGACCAAGGTCTCCAAGCTGGTCTCGCTGCTGGTGAAGGTGGGCGCGCTGGTCTTCGTCCTCACCATGGACAAGACGGTGGCCATCAACTTCCAGCTCCTGGGCGGCATCTGGATCCTCCAGACCTTCCCGGCGCTGGTCGGCGGCCTGTTCACCCGCTGGTTCCACCGCTGGGCGCTGCTGGCCGGCTGGGCGGTCGGCATGATCTACGGCACGCTCGCCGCCTACGGGGTCGCCTCGCCGACCCAGAAGCACTTCGGCGGCTCGGCCAAGGAGATCCCCGGCATCGGTGAGATCGGCTACATCGGTCTGACCGCGTTCGTGCTGAACGTGGTGGTCACGGTGGTCCTCACCTTCGTCCTGAAGGCCGTGAAGGCCCCCGACGGCATCGACGAGACGAGGCCCGAGGACTACACGGCCGACGCGGGCGACCCCGGCGTCGAGGTCGAGCTGCCCCCGGCGACCGCGGGGAGCGCCCACTAGCGAGAACCCGTTCCACCCGGCCACGGGCCGCCGTAAAGCGAGAGCGACGGCGGCCCGTCGTCGCACACACTCCCGGTCATGGACCTCCACATCAGACCGGCCGGACCCGCCGAGTACGACGCCCTGGGCGAGATCACCGCGCAGGCCTACCTCCAGGACGGACTGCTCGACTTCGGGGAGGGCGACGCGTACCTGGGCGAGCTGCGGGACGTGGCCCGGCGGGCCGCCGCCGCGGACGTCCTGGTGGCCGTGCGCGGGGGCGTCCTGCTCGGCGGGGTCACCTTCGTCCCGGCGGGCGGACCCATGGCCGACATCGCGGGCCCGGGCGAGGCCGAGATCCGCATGCTGGCGGTCGCGCACGCCGGCCGGGGCCAGGGAGCCGGGGAGGCGCTGGTGCGCGCCTGTGTGGAGCGCGCACGGGCCGTCGAGGGCTGTGTGCGCGTCGTCCTGTCCACCCAGCGCACGATGTACGGCGCCCACCGGATCTACGAACGCCTCGGTTTCCGGCGCACCCCGGAGCGCGACTGGAACCCCTTGCCAGACCTGCTGGACCTCGCCCTGCTCAC is from Streptomyces seoulensis and encodes:
- the nagB gene encoding glucosamine-6-phosphate deaminase, which encodes MEVVIVPDAAAGGELIAEAMARLLRRKPDALLGVATGSTPLPVYQALAAEVRSGAVDTHRARIAQLDEYVGLPADHPESYRSVLRREVLEPLGIGMDAFMGPDGTAADVQAACEEYDRALAAAGGVDLQLLGIGTDGHIGFNEPCSSLASRTRIKTLTEQTRVDNARFFDGDIGQVPHHVITQGIGTILEARHLVLLATGEGKADAVAATVEGPVAAICPASALQLHPHATVVADEAAASKLKLADYFRHTYTHKPEWQGL
- a CDS encoding glycoside hydrolase family 3 protein, with the protein product MTTIARGSDTLTRDALTVLQPGFTGTTAPDWLLRRLGEGLASVGLFGRNIVSPEQLSALTAQLRAERPDVLVAIDEEGGDVTRLEARTGSSFPGNHALGAVDDLELTHAVARELGRRLAACGVHLNWAPSADVNSNPGNPVIGVRSFGADTALVARHTAAYVTGLQSAGVAACTKHFPGHGDTAVDSHHALPRIDVPADVLQARELAPFRAALAAGTRAVMSAHILVPALDPDRPATLSRPVLTDLLRGELGYQGLIVTDGMEMRAVSGTYGIEHGSVLAVAAGADAICVGGGLADDETVRRLRDALVAAVRSGELPEERLADAARRVRELAAWTANGTTGDTAPDTEAGLRAARRALTVTGGESFTPLTEAPYVAAFTPVANIAVGDETPWGVAAELSALLPGTLTGSFTGDSAGSDALKAAGERRVVAVVRDEHRHPWMAEALTTLIAARPDTVVVEMGVPQSPPRGRLHLATHGAARVCGRAAAEVIAGV
- a CDS encoding carbohydrate ABC transporter permease, producing MTSTASPARRTSKAGWNILGLLVFATAGFPVYWMLDTAIKPARDAIDPDPSLLPTGFTLDNFSRAFDIADFWGPVGRSLVVSLSVVVIGVVVGMLAALAISRFAFRGRKIVIVGILAVQMVPLVAMIIPVFLLLNDLHQYDKLTGLIITYLTFILPFTVWTLRGFIVNIPRELEEAAMVDGCSRTGAFVRVVFPLLAPGMVATSVYGFIQAWNEYLYALMLLSQENQTATVWLGNFTTKHGTEYAPMMAGATVMALPIVVLFLLVQRKMAAGLTAGAVKG
- a CDS encoding carbohydrate ABC transporter permease, whose product is MSAADTTTPAKVPPPRQAPPPGPPPPRPRPASVKGAATPWLLLAPCLLILAGVMGYPLVRLVTLSFQKFGQSQLWGFQEPESAGFGNFTKVLSDGDFWQVVLRTIVFAAGSVVVTMVLGMLIALLLRKVSGWVKTLVNIALVASWGMPVIVATTVFKWLFDADYGILNALVSKLPGVDLIGHNWFASGPEGLTVIMLLVVWGAVPFVVITLSAGLTQVPAELEEAARLDGAGAWGVFRFVTLPVLKPVVVMLTTLSVIWDMGVFPQVFVMRNGHPEAQFQLLTTYSYDRAFVVNDYAQGSAIALITVVLLLGVVAVYMRQMLKIGEVE
- a CDS encoding extracellular solute-binding protein, which encodes MKRRLIAAIGAAGMVVSIAACGSDDGKGGDSDQLTVWLTVDAQNNWPDLVKAADAAVVKKHPDLKIKHEYYGWPDKNTKLDAVLATDKAPDVVEMGNSEMLGYMVKGAFAPLDPAKFAASDAWLDGLKTSVTYDGKTYGVPYYAGGRVANWRKDVAASVGVKTPPKTYPELTAALDKIQKKEGDKFNAWYQPTRDWYAGMSYVYDAGGAIAKEQGGRWKGTLSSPESVKGLTAFKQVLDKYMHGDKTKDESDRYLVYGQGKSAMIFAAAWEGATSADPKNDKTGKLKDNLENFVMPGPSGKNMPVFLGGSDLAVPVKSRNQDVAAEWINAFTGPEGQKGLIAKGNLPNNKTDLATLKNDPATAVPATAAESNWFVPMAPGWGQVEKAQVLQTMLQEIGTGKKSVQDAAKEADAAIDKVINTK
- a CDS encoding GntR family transcriptional regulator; the encoded protein is MSTDVSRAENEAGATVRTARVPKYYRLKKHLQEITETLPPGTPVPPERTLAAEFDTSRTTVRQALQELVVEGRLERIQGKGTFVAKPKVAQALQLTSYTEDMRAQGLEPTSQLLDIGYITADDRLAGLLDISAGGRVLRIERLRMANGEPMAIETTHLSAKRFPALRRSLVKYTSLYTALAEVYDVHLAEAEETIETSLATPREASLLGTDVGLPMLLLSRHSVDREGRPVEWVRSVYRGDRYKFVARLRRPQD
- a CDS encoding DUF3311 domain-containing protein, with the protein product MPEDSEVRPPVVTPVRVVIGLCLVAPFVAMLWVGSFSKVDPTFIGIPFFYWYQMLWVLVSTSLTVTAYQLWQRDQRSRKVKSGGASK
- the mctP gene encoding monocarboxylate uptake permease MctP, with product MKDGVNGVALGVFVFFFLAVTVLGFLASRWRKAENEHSLDEWGLGGRSFGTWITWFLLGGDLYTAYTFVAVPAAIYAAGAAGFFAVPYTILVYPLIFTFLPRLWSVSHRHGYVTTSDFVRGRFGSKGLSLAVAVTGILATMPYIALQLVGIQAVLDVMGVGGGEGTNWFVKDLPLLIAFGVLAAYTYSSGLRAPAMIAFVKDTLIYIVIAVAIIYIPIKLGGFDEIFAKAGEKYTAAGAGGIVPAPAGQWTYATLALGSALALFMYPHSITATLSSKSRDVIRRNTTILPLYSLMLGLLALLGFMAIAAGVKVTNGQLAIPQLFEDMFPDWFAGVAFAAIGIGALVPAAIMSIAAANLFTRNIYKDFIKPDATPEQETKVSKLVSLLVKVGALVFVLTMDKTVAINFQLLGGIWILQTFPALVGGLFTRWFHRWALLAGWAVGMIYGTLAAYGVASPTQKHFGGSAKEIPGIGEIGYIGLTAFVLNVVVTVVLTFVLKAVKAPDGIDETRPEDYTADAGDPGVEVELPPATAGSAH
- a CDS encoding GNAT family N-acetyltransferase, translated to MDLHIRPAGPAEYDALGEITAQAYLQDGLLDFGEGDAYLGELRDVARRAAAADVLVAVRGGVLLGGVTFVPAGGPMADIAGPGEAEIRMLAVAHAGRGQGAGEALVRACVERARAVEGCVRVVLSTQRTMYGAHRIYERLGFRRTPERDWNPLPDLLDLALLTYELTL